From Acidovorax sp. 1608163:
CGGGCAGGTGGGCCAGCAGGCCTACAGCGCATCGAAGGCCGGCCTGGCGGGCATGACACTGCCCATGGCGCGCGATCTGGCGCAGCACGCCATCCGCGTGTGCACCGTCGCCCCCGGCCTGTTTGCCACGCCGCTGATGCAAGAGCTGCCCGAGGCCGTGCAGCAGTCCCTCGCTGCTAGCATCCCGTTCCCGCCGCGCCTGGGCAAACCCCAAGAGTTTGCCGAGCTGGCCTGCCATATCGTGACCAACGGCCACCTCAATGGCGAGGTGATCCGCCTGGATGGCGCCCTGCGCATGGCCCCCCGGTAAGCGCAAGCTGCCGCCCCTTTTCGATTTTTTCGCACGTCATTGCACCAAGACACACAACAGGAGACAACCATGACGACACGCCGCCAATTTGTGCAAGCCTTTGGCTCTGCCGCCGCCCTCGGGGCGCTGTACCCCTTGTCTGCATCGGCCCAGCCGGTGGACCAGGTGAAGGTGCTGTTCGGCTTTCCGGCCGGCAGCTCGGGTGACACCGTGGCCCGCCGCGTGGCCGAGAAGTTTCTCGGCACCGCGTATTCCAAGAACGCTGGGGTGGTGGAGAACAAGCCCGGCGCGGGCGGCCGCATTGCGCTGGAGGCGCTGAAGGCCGCACCGGCCGACGGCAGCGTGCTGGCCGTGGCGCAGGTCTCGGCCATCGCCAACTACCCGCACATCTACAGCAAGATGAACTACACGGACAAGGACTTTGCGCCCGTGTCCATCGGCGCCATCATGCACCACGGCCTGGCCGTGGGCCCCATGGTGCCCGCCAGCGTGAAGACGGTGAAAGACTTCCTCGCCTGGGCCAAGGCCAACCCCAAAGAAGCCAGCTACGGCTCGCCCGGCGCGGGCTCCACGCCCCACTTTTTGGGCGCGCTGCTGGGCATCAACAGCGGGGTGGAACTGCGCCACGTGCCCTACCGTGGCTCCATCCCCGGCGTGACAGACGTGGTGGGCGGGCAGATCGCAGCCATGGTCACCCCGCACGGCGACTTCATCTCCAACTACAAGGCGGGCAAGATCCGCATCCTGGCCACCTCGGGCCCCAAGCGCTCGATGTATGTGCCCGATGTGCCCACGTTTGCCGAGCAAGGCTTTCCTGAGCTCACCACCGAAGAGTGGTTCGGCTTCTACGCCCCGGCCGCCACGCCCAAGCCCATCATTGCCGCAGCCAACGCTGCCATCAATGCGGCGCTGAAGGAAAAATCCGTCACCGACAGCCTGGCCATCGTGGGCCTGATCCCGCACGGCACCACCCCGAGGAAATGGCCCGCTGGCAAAAGGCCGAGTACGACACCTGGGGGCCGCTGATCAAGAAGATCGGGTTCACGGCAGAGTCTTGACTCCCCCCTGAGGCGCTGGCGCGCCTTCCCCCCGGAGGGGGACGCCACCCGTGGCCTGGCAAAGCCAGCTCCACGGTGGCGCTAGCCTGGGCCGCGCCCGTGTGGGCGGGCGGAGCCTGTCGAAGCCAGGGCACTACGCCACTTCAAACAAAAACAGCCCCTAGCGCTTATCCATCAAGCGCAAGCAGCTATCAAATCAAGAGCAAACCATGCAAGCACGCCAGTCCCTCGCTGACATCCAGTTCCTGCTGACCGAGGTGCTGCACGCTCCCGCGCAGTGGCAGGCGCTGGCGCCGTTTGCCGAGACCGATGCCGACCTGGCGGCACAGGTGCTGGAAGAAGCCGCCAAGTTTGTGGACACCGCCATCGCCCCACTGCAACGCGTAGGCGACGAGGTGGGCTGCCGGTTTGACGCGGGAAAAGTGCACACGCCACCGGGTTTTCGCGAGGCGTACCAGGCCTTCTGGCAAGGCGGCTGGCCCGCGCTGGCCTGTGCACCCGAGGACGGCGGCCAGGGCCTGCCCGCCGTGCTGGAGTGCGTGCTGTACGAATGGCTGGACGGCGCCAACCACGGCTTCACCATGGCGCCCGGCCTGCTGCACGGTGCGTACGAATGCCTCAAGCACCACGCCAGCGATGCCCTCAAGGCCCGGTATCTGGAGAAAGTGGCCACCGGCGAATGGCTGGCCACCATGTGCCTGACCGAAGCCCACGCGGGCAGCGACCTGGGCCAGGTGCGCACGCGCGGTGTGCCGCAGCCGGACGGCAGCGTGCGGGTGAACGGCAGCAAGATTTTTATCTCGGGCGGCGAGCACGACCTGACGGACAACATCGTCCACCTGGTGCTGGCGCGCTTGCCCGATGCTCCGGCTGGCCCGAAGGGCCTGTCGTTGTTCCTGGTGCCCAAAATGTTGGAGAGCGGTGACGGCCGCCGCGCCGGGCCGCCCCAAGCAAGGCCAGCCCCCTCGGGGGCAGCGAACCACACGAAGTGGGGAGCGTGGGAGTACCGAACGCAGTGGTCTGCGAGCGCATCGAAGAAAAAATGGGCCTGCACGGCAGCCCCACCTGCGTGATGCGCTTTGACGATGCCACCGGCTGGCTGGTGGGCGAGCCGAACAAGGGCCTGGCCGCCATGTTTGTGATGATGAATGCCGCCCGCCTGCACGTGGGCCTGCAGGGCATTGGCCTGCTCGAAGCCGCCTGGCAAAAGGCCAGCGCCTACGCCGCCGAGCGCCGCCAGATGCGCGCCCCCGGCGCCCAAGACACCAGCCTGATCCAGGACCACCCCGCCATCCGCCGCACGCTGCACACGCAGCGCGCCTGGATCGACGGCGGGCGCGTGCTGGCCTACCACACGGGCGTGCAGCTGGACGTGGCCCAGCACAGCACCGACGCGGCCGAGCGCGCCGACGCGCAGCGCTGGTGCGCCCTGGTCACACCCGTGCTCAAGGCCGCGTTCACCGACCAGGGCTTTCACGGCGCCAGCGCCTGCCTGCAGGTGTTTGGCGGCCACGGCTACGTGAGCGAATGGGGCATTGAGCAGATCGTGCGCGACGCCCGCGTGGCCATGATCTACGAGGGCACCAACGAAATCCAGGCCATCGACCTGCTGGTGCGCAAGGTGCTGGCCGATGGCGGCGCGGGCATGCAGGCCCTGCTGGCCACCCTGCCAGCCACGCCCCGCCGCAACGCCCTGGCGCAAACCACACGCGACCTGGTGGCCGCCGTGGCCGAGCACGCCGACCAGCCCGAGCTGCCCTACTGGGTGGCCGACGACTACCTGCGCGCCACCGCGCTGGTGCTGCTGGAATGGGCCTGGGGGCGCATCACCGGCACGCCGGGCAGCGCCACCGCGCGCTGGCAAGACCCGGCCCACGCCCTGCGCACCTGGGTGCTGCCCGAGTTCGACATGCGCCTGGCCATCGTGCGCCAGCGCCTGAGCGACGCGGCCACACCTCAAGAGAAATTGCTCTCTAGCGCTTGATGGATAAGCGCAAACAGCTATTGATTCAATAGCAAAACCAAACCACATCCCTTCCCCACCCACAGCGTGTTGAGGCCACGCTGCGGGCGACCTTGCGCCTCGAAAAAACCAACCGGAGACCACCGCATGAGCACCCGAAAGAACCGTGCCTTTTACGCTGCGCAGCCATCCACCGGCCGCTACCACCCCACCCTGGCGCTCTCGGCCATCGCCGTCGCGCTGCTGGCGGGGTGTGGCGGCTCAGACGCAGGATTGCCGCAGCTCACGGCTGCGCAGCCCGCCACCCTGCAGTCGTGCGCCACGCTGGCCAGCAGCCTGGCACTGCCCGACACGCGCATCACATCGTCTGAACTGGTGGCAGAGGGCGGCCTGACGGCCACGGGCGTCACCACGCCCATCCCCGCGCACTGCCTCGTCAAAGGCAAGATGAAGGAGCGCACCGGCCCGGTGGACGGCGCGGCGTACGCCATCGGCTTCGAGATCCGGATGCCCGTCAACTGGAACGGCCGCTTCCTCTACCAGGCCAACGGCGGGCTCGATGGCTCGGTGGTCACCGCGCTGGGCTCCGTCAGCGGCGCTGCCCCCGTGGCCCCTGCGCTGGTGCAGGGCTTTGCGGTGCTCAGCTCAGACGCAGGCCACGGCGCCCCCACACCCTTCTTCGGGCTGGACCCGCAAGCCCGGCTGGACTACGGCTACCAGGCCGTGGGCACCCTCACGCCCATGGCCAAGAACCTGATCAAGGGCGCCTACGGCAAGGCCCCAGACCGCTCGTACCTGGCAGGCTGCTCCAACGGCGGGCGCCACGCCATGGTGGGCGCATCGCGCTATGCAGAGCAGTACGACGGCATCCTGGCGGGCAACCCCGGCTTTCACCTGCCCAAGGCGGCCACCACCCAATTGTGGAAGGCGCAGCAATACGCCAAGGTGGCAGGCAAAGACGCCAGCGGCCAGCCCGACCTGACCACCGCCGTCACGCCCGCAGAGTTCAAGCTCATCAGCAGCAAGATCGTGGCGAAGTGCGACGCGCTGGACGGCGTGGTCGACGGCCAGGTTCAGGATGTGGCCGCCTGCCAGACCGCCTTCAACCTGCAAACCGACGTGCCCACCTGCACCGGCTCGCGCGATGGCTCGTGCATCTCTGCCGAACAAAAGGGCGTGCTGGCCAGCATCTTTGCAGGCCCCAAGAACAGCAAGGGCGAAGCGCTGTACACCGGCACCTGGTTTGACCCCGGCATTGCGGGCGCCAACTTTGCGTCATGGCACTTTGGCTCGCCCGCCACGCGCGATGCGGGCGCGGTGGCCTTCATCTTCACCACACCGCCCAGCACCGTGGCCGCCTTCAGCGCCACCACCGGCCTGCAGTACGCGCTGAACTTCAGCATGGAGACGGACTACCCCAAGATGTTCGCCACCAACGCCACGTACACCGAGTCGCCCTGGTCGTACATGACGCCGCCCAATGAGGCAGACCTGAGCCCCCTGAAAAACCGTGGCGGCAAGATGATCGTCTTCCACGGCGTGGCCGACGGCGTGTTCTCGCCCATGGACACCGCCCAATGGATGGACAAGCTGCAGGCCAACCACGGCAACGACGCGGGTGCCTTCGCCCGCCTGTTCCTCATTCCCGGTATGAACCACTGCTCCGGCGGCCCCGCCACCGACCAGTTCGACATGCTGGCCCCGCTGGTGGCCTGGGTGGAACAAGGCAAGGCGCCGGACAGCGTGACAGCGAAGGTGCGCGGCGCAGGGGCCAATGTGGTCAACACCGAACTGCCCGCCAGCTGGTCTGCCAACCGCAGCCGCCCACTGTGCGTGTACCCCAAGGTGGCGCGCTACAACGGCACGGGGGATGTAGAGAGTGCCAGCAGCTTTAGCTGCAAATAAGCCCGGCGGCGCAGCGCGGTTAGCGCACACCTACGCGCCAGGCGCCACGGACCGCGCTCGCCCCACCGCAAAAGGCCCTGGACTGGCACGCCCGTCCAGGGCCTTTGACTTTGGTCCTGCGCGCAGCGCCGGTGTGCGAGGGGTGAGGTTGATGAATAATGACGCCAGCTATGGATTCAGTAGCAACCAAGCACCTGTTTACATACGCATCCGCCTCATCCATCCCGTCCCTCTGCGGGCGCACTGGACACCAGCCTGCCGCAAGACTACCGGCGGATGAGCACCGAACCACTCACCCTGCCGACCCCAACAACCGCATGAACCACTCCAATCAGCGCACACCTTTGTCGCCTTCATTGCCTTTGCCCGGCCAGCATGCCGCCACGTCTTCCAGCCGCAGCGCCGTGGGTGGCACCCTGGCTCTGTCGGGCATAGCGCTCAGCCTGCTGGCCATGGCCGCCCCCGCCCACGCTGCGTTGCCCCAGCTCACGGCGGCGCAGCCCGCCACCTTGCAATCGTGTACCGACCTGGCAAGCCGCCTGAAGCTGCCCGACACCCGCATCACCTCGTCAGAGCTGGTGACAGAAGGCAACCTCACCATCAAGGAGATGACCACGCCCGTGCCCGCGCACTGCCTTGTCAAAGGCAAGATGAAAGAGCGCACTGGTCCGGTGGACGGTGCCGCGTATGCCCTGGGCTTTGAAGTCCGCATGCCCGTTCACTGGAATGGCCGATTTCTGTACCAGGCCAACGGCGGGCTGGATGGTGAAATCGTGCCGGCCCTGGGCGCTGTCAGCGGTGGTGCCCCCGTGGCCCCTGCGCTGGTCCAGGGCTTTGCCGTGCTCAGCTCTGACGCAGGCCACCCCACGCCCAGCCCTTTCTTTGGCGTAGACCCACAGGCCCGGCTGGACTATGGCTACCAGGCCGTGGGCGCCCTCACGCCCATGGCCAAGAACCTGATCAAGAGCGCCTATGGCAAAGGCCCCGACCGCTCGTACCTGGCCGGTTGCTCCAACGGCGGCCGCCACGCCATGGTGGGCGCATCGCGCTATGCAGACCAGTACGACGGCATTCTGGCGGGCAACCCCGGCGTGTATCTGCCCAAGGCCGCAGCCACCCAGTTGTGGAAGGCCCAGCAATACGCCAAAGTGGCCAGCAAAGACGCCAACGGCCAGCCCGACCTGAAAACCGCCGTCACCCCGGCAGAGTTCAAGCTCATCAGCAGCAAGATCGTGGAAAAGTGCGATGCGCTGGATGGCGTAGCCGACGGCCAGGTCAACGACGTGGCCGCATGCCAGGCCGTGTTTGACCTGCAGCGCGATGTGCCCAACTGCACGGGCACACGCGACGGCACCTGCATCTCCAGCGAGCAAAAGGGCGTGCTCTCCACCATCTTTGCAGGCCCCAAAAACAGCAAGGGCGAAGCCCTGTACCCCGGCACCTGGTGGGACCCCGGCGTGATGGGCAGCAACTTCTCGTGGTGGCACTTTGATGCGCCCCCTACGCGCAACGCAGGCTCGGTGGCGTTCATCTTCACCACACCGCCCCTCTCTGTGGCCGACTTCCGCGCCAAGACAGGCATGCAGTACGCGATGGAGTTCGACCTGGACACCGACTTCCCCCGCATCTTCGCGACCACCGCGCTGTACCCCGAATCGCCTTGGGCCTACATGACGCCGCCCAACGCCACAGACCTGAGCGGCCTGAAGAACCGCGGCGGCAAGATGATCGTCTACCACGGCACCGCAGACTCGGTGTTCTCGCCCATCGACACCGCCCAGTGGATGGACCAGCTGCAAGCCCACCACGGCAACCAGGCCGACACCTTTGCTCGCCTTTTCATGGTGCCCGGCATGAACCACTGCGCGGGCGGCCCCGCCACCGACCAGTTCGACATGCTGGCCCCGCTGGTAGCCTGGGTGGAACAAGGCAAGGCCCCCGACACGGTGACCGCCAACGCCCGTGGTGCTGGGGCCAATGTGGTGAACACTGAACTGCCCGCCAGTTGGTCTGCAAACCGCACGCGGCCACTGTGCGTGTACCCCAAAGTGGCGCGCTACAACGGCAAGGGGGATGTGGAGAGTGCGAGCAGTTTTAGCTGCAAGTGAGGGGGGATTGAAAGTGAGAAGCCCGGCTTGTGTCTGGACTTCACCCGGTTCAATAGACACCTATCAAGGTCGAAATTGAACTGGAGAGTGAGAAATGAAGAGAGTGCGATACCCGGCTGAGTTCAAGGCAGAAGCCGTCAAACAGGTGACCGAGCGTGGTCATGGGGTAGTGGATGTAGCCAAGCGATTGGGCATGTCGGACAAAAGCCTGTACCTGTGGGTGCGGCTTGCCAAAGAGCAATCGAGCGCAGGGGGGGCAGAGACAAGCCAGCTCAAGGCCGAGGTATCCCGGCTCAAAGCGGAGCTCAAAAGGGCCAATGAGGAGCGCGACATCCTAAAAAAGGCCGCAACGTACTTTGCCAAGCTGTCCGGGTGAAGTACGCATTCATGGCCGAACATAAAGGCCAGTTCCGGCTCAGCAGCATGTGCCGCGTTCTGCGCGTACAGCGCAGTGGCTATTACGCTTGGAAGGCCAATCCAAAGTCCAAACGCGCCTTAGCCGACGATGTCTTGCTGGCAAGCATTCGGCAATCCTTTGACGACAGCCACGGGATTTATGGAAGCCCACGCATCCTGCGGGACTTGCGAGAGGACGGTATGGCGTGCGGTCAAAAACGTGTAGCACGCCTGATGCGCCAGGCCCAACTGCGCTCAGTGCGTGGTTACAAGCGGCCACGCTACCGAGTCGGTCTTCCTGCGACTGCCGCACCGAACCGGTTGCAACGTGAGTTCACGGTCACGCTACCGAACCAAGTGTGGGTCACCGACATTACCTATATCCGAACCCATGAGGGCTGGTTGTACCTAACGGCCGTAATTGACCTGTACTCGCGCATGGTGGTCGGCTGGGCGATGAACTCCAGCATGGCTACAGAGTTGGTGTTGGATGCGCTCACGATGGCAGTGTGGCGCAGGCGCCCAACGGGTCCAGTGATGATCCATTCCGACCAAGGAAGTCAGTTTGGCAGTGACGACTTCGCCCGCTGGTGCAAGGACAACCAATTGGTGCCAAGCATGAGCCGACGTGGAAACTGTTGGGACAACGCGGTAGCAGAGTCCTTCTTCAGCAGCTTGAAGAAGGAGAGAATCAAACGCCATATCTATGCCACCAGGCAAGACGCCAAGTCAGATGTGTTTGACTACATCGAAGGTTTTTACAATCGAATCCGTCGGCACAGTCACCTAGACCAACTGAGTCCGCTGGCATTCGAACAACTTCGAAACGGAAGTTGAAATATGTCTACGAAACCGGGTGAAGTCCACTTGGGCCCAATCAATCGTTTCACCATTCATCGGCGTACTTTGCTGATTGACATTGCAGAAGAGGCTTAGTCCTTCGCTTAACTCGAACCTTAGCATTCCGTGTCCCTGCGTGCAATTCTCAATTTCTAGCCCAAACTCAAACAATTCAGCGACAGTTTCGGCCGCATTCATATCGGCCAGCACCCTCCGTAGCGCCTTGCTTCCTAGATCGCCAAGCTCCCGCTTCGCCCTCGTCTGGCTTTCACAGATGGCACGCAACTCCCTCGTCTGAAACGCAATCTCAAGCGGCATAAGTCCAAAATTTTCAGCGAAGTATTGCACGGCAACTCACGATCCTGAATCGCTGTGTATTTATGCGGAACTAACCTACAGACAATCTCTTCCCGAGATCGTTCGCTATGGATGAAAGCTGCCGCTTATTCCACCTCGCCTGTAGGACCGCTTGCACCCTGATGCAGCCGCCCCAGAAATACCTGCTTTACCACCTCTCTTTCCCCAATTCCGCAGTGGCTTAATTCACGCCATCGATTGCCAGCCGGCTCACAGGGCTGCGGTTCCGCCGAACAATGGCGTTGGCAGGGCTGAACTCATAGGTTGGAGTAAATCGCGCATAGTTGGACTGATGCAGCCAAAACCGCCGCTATAAATCAGCGACTACTCCGACTCATCCAGCGCTCGTTCAGTCAAGCCTTGCTGCTTGCTAGCCTCTTCTTTCGCCTTCTTCCCCTGATCGTGATGCCACTTGATGGCGTAGAACATGCACGTGCCAAACACGATCACCTTGAAGGTGATGAAAACGACTGGGACCCAATCCATGGTTTGATTTTTCCTGGCTGTTGATGGGCACTGCCATGTGTGCAGTGCCCTGCTGACGCCCGTAGCACCGTTGGAGGCGCGGGGAATGTGGAGCGGCAAGCAGGGGGCGATGTTACCGAGCCTACGAGCCGCGCGGCCACATCAGTTGGTTGCGCAGGGGTGCATAGCAGATGGGCCGCAGCCCTGCGCGGCCTGCCGGGATAGCGCCCCAGCAATAGACCGCATGCGTAGCAGCACCCCGTGAGCCACTACCGTGGCTGGATGAAGCTGCTGGAGCGGGTGCGCTGCTGCTGCGCATCTACCAGCGACTGCACCTGCAGGGCCATGGGTGTGATGGTGGACACGCCCCGGCCAGGGTCTGCGCCGCTGGTGGAGCGGTAGGGCTGCACCACCGCCACGGCCACCGTGCGCTCTTCGCCAGATGCGATGACCACGGGCTCTTGCGGCGGCATTTGCAGCGGCGTGTCGCCCGCCAGGGCAATGCGGTAGGCGTGGGCCTGTGTGTCGTAGTTCTGGATGTGCACGCGGTAGATGTTCTCTACATCGCCGTTGCGCAGCTGGCGCGCCATCACACCCCGGTCGCGCACCACCTCGACCTGCAGCGGCACGCGCCAGGCCACCGTGGCCACCACGGCCAGTGCCGTCAGCCCCAGCAGCGCAAAGTACACCCGCACCCGGCGCTGGCGCAGGGTGTGGCGCCAGTCGGCGCCCTGCTGCGAAGCAAAGCGGATGAGCCCCTGGGGCTGGCGCGCCTTGTCCATCACGCGGTCGCACGCATCAATGCACAGGCCGCAGCTGATGCATTCGTACTGCAGGCCGTTGCGGATGT
This genomic window contains:
- a CDS encoding tannase/feruloyl esterase family alpha/beta hydrolase, with translation MSTRKNRAFYAAQPSTGRYHPTLALSAIAVALLAGCGGSDAGLPQLTAAQPATLQSCATLASSLALPDTRITSSELVAEGGLTATGVTTPIPAHCLVKGKMKERTGPVDGAAYAIGFEIRMPVNWNGRFLYQANGGLDGSVVTALGSVSGAAPVAPALVQGFAVLSSDAGHGAPTPFFGLDPQARLDYGYQAVGTLTPMAKNLIKGAYGKAPDRSYLAGCSNGGRHAMVGASRYAEQYDGILAGNPGFHLPKAATTQLWKAQQYAKVAGKDASGQPDLTTAVTPAEFKLISSKIVAKCDALDGVVDGQVQDVAACQTAFNLQTDVPTCTGSRDGSCISAEQKGVLASIFAGPKNSKGEALYTGTWFDPGIAGANFASWHFGSPATRDAGAVAFIFTTPPSTVAAFSATTGLQYALNFSMETDYPKMFATNATYTESPWSYMTPPNEADLSPLKNRGGKMIVFHGVADGVFSPMDTAQWMDKLQANHGNDAGAFARLFLIPGMNHCSGGPATDQFDMLAPLVAWVEQGKAPDSVTAKVRGAGANVVNTELPASWSANRSRPLCVYPKVARYNGTGDVESASSFSCK
- a CDS encoding tannase/feruloyl esterase family alpha/beta hydrolase translates to MAAPAHAALPQLTAAQPATLQSCTDLASRLKLPDTRITSSELVTEGNLTIKEMTTPVPAHCLVKGKMKERTGPVDGAAYALGFEVRMPVHWNGRFLYQANGGLDGEIVPALGAVSGGAPVAPALVQGFAVLSSDAGHPTPSPFFGVDPQARLDYGYQAVGALTPMAKNLIKSAYGKGPDRSYLAGCSNGGRHAMVGASRYADQYDGILAGNPGVYLPKAAATQLWKAQQYAKVASKDANGQPDLKTAVTPAEFKLISSKIVEKCDALDGVADGQVNDVAACQAVFDLQRDVPNCTGTRDGTCISSEQKGVLSTIFAGPKNSKGEALYPGTWWDPGVMGSNFSWWHFDAPPTRNAGSVAFIFTTPPLSVADFRAKTGMQYAMEFDLDTDFPRIFATTALYPESPWAYMTPPNATDLSGLKNRGGKMIVYHGTADSVFSPIDTAQWMDQLQAHHGNQADTFARLFMVPGMNHCAGGPATDQFDMLAPLVAWVEQGKAPDTVTANARGAGANVVNTELPASWSANRTRPLCVYPKVARYNGKGDVESASSFSCK
- a CDS encoding IS3 family transposase (programmed frameshift) → MKRVRYPAEFKAEAVKQVTERGHGVVDVAKRLGMSDKSLYLWVRLAKEQSSAGGAETSQLKAEVSRLKAELKRANEERDILKKGRNVLCQAVRVKYAFMAEHKGQFRLSSMCRVLRVQRSGYYAWKANPKSKRALADDVLLASIRQSFDDSHGIYGSPRILRDLREDGMACGQKRVARLMRQAQLRSVRGYKRPRYRVGLPATAAPNRLQREFTVTLPNQVWVTDITYIRTHEGWLYLTAVIDLYSRMVVGWAMNSSMATELVLDALTMAVWRRRPTGPVMIHSDQGSQFGSDDFARWCKDNQLVPSMSRRGNCWDNAVAESFFSSLKKERIKRHIYATRQDAKSDVFDYIEGFYNRIRRHSHLDQLSPLAFEQLRNGS